Proteins from a genomic interval of Nitrosomonas sp.:
- the nuoL gene encoding NADH-quinone oxidoreductase subunit L, giving the protein MENLYLLVPLAPLLGSIMAGLFGKQIGPEWSHRVTILLVAVSFVVSLIIFMDVLEGNTYNGTVYTWMISGETSFEVGFLIDTLSALMMLVVTGVSLMVHIYTIGYMQSDPGYQRFFSYISLFTFSMLMLVMSNNFLQLFFGWEAVGLVSYLLIGFWYTRPTAIYANMKAFLVNRVGDFGFLLGIGLVLASFGSLDYEHVFSHAGYMSSKTIEIIPGQSWMLLTVISLLLFVGAMGKSAQFPLHVWLPDSMEGPTPISALIHAATMVTAGIFMVARMSPLFEYSETALSTILVIGGITTLFMALVAVVQNDIKRVVAFSTLSQLGYMTVALGASAYSVAIFHLMTHAFFKALLFLGAGSVIIAMHHEQDMRKMGGLKRYMPVTFATMFIAALASAGVPGFSGFFSKDAIIEAVHFSDIPGAGFAYFCVLSTVFVTALYTFRLIFMTFYGESRMDAHTRDHLHESPWVVTLPLIILAIPTVIAGWVIGPILFGDFLTSSIQVHDQHDVVARMGEAYVGIFGMMLHALSTLPFWFSVAGIFTAWFLYRVKTDLPEKIRLLSGPIYTLLDRKYFIDELYSWLFARGSRGLSTILWKYGDIKIIDGFFVNGTARMIAWFATIVRRFQTGYIYHYAFSMIMGVFMLMSLWLFYY; this is encoded by the coding sequence ATGGAAAACCTTTATTTATTGGTGCCCTTGGCGCCATTGTTGGGATCGATTATGGCTGGGCTATTTGGCAAGCAAATTGGTCCGGAATGGAGTCACCGTGTAACGATTTTACTGGTAGCCGTATCGTTTGTTGTATCGCTCATTATCTTCATGGATGTTCTTGAAGGTAATACCTACAACGGTACGGTCTATACGTGGATGATCTCGGGAGAAACCTCGTTTGAGGTCGGCTTCCTGATTGACACCCTGTCAGCTCTAATGATGCTGGTTGTAACAGGCGTGTCGCTGATGGTGCACATCTACACGATTGGATATATGCAGAGTGATCCTGGTTACCAACGTTTTTTTAGTTATATATCGCTGTTTACTTTTTCGATGCTGATGTTGGTAATGTCTAACAATTTCCTACAGCTTTTTTTTGGCTGGGAAGCGGTTGGATTGGTTTCGTACCTGTTGATCGGTTTCTGGTATACGCGCCCGACAGCAATTTATGCCAATATGAAAGCGTTTCTTGTCAATCGGGTAGGTGATTTTGGCTTTCTGCTAGGTATTGGATTGGTATTAGCATCATTTGGTAGCCTTGATTATGAACATGTGTTTTCGCACGCAGGCTACATGTCATCTAAAACTATAGAGATCATTCCAGGTCAATCCTGGATGCTGTTGACAGTGATTAGCTTACTGCTATTCGTCGGTGCGATGGGTAAATCTGCGCAATTTCCCTTACATGTCTGGTTACCAGATTCAATGGAAGGTCCAACACCAATTTCTGCCTTGATTCATGCGGCTACCATGGTAACTGCGGGTATTTTCATGGTGGCACGGATGTCGCCTCTGTTCGAGTATTCAGAAACAGCACTATCAACCATTCTGGTTATTGGTGGTATTACGACTTTGTTCATGGCATTGGTGGCGGTCGTGCAAAATGATATTAAACGAGTCGTTGCTTTTTCGACTTTATCGCAATTGGGCTATATGACGGTTGCGTTAGGTGCTTCAGCATATTCAGTGGCAATTTTCCATTTGATGACCCACGCTTTTTTTAAAGCATTGTTGTTTCTAGGGGCTGGATCGGTGATCATTGCAATGCACCACGAGCAGGATATGAGGAAGATGGGTGGTCTTAAACGGTATATGCCTGTCACATTTGCAACAATGTTTATTGCTGCATTGGCAAGTGCCGGTGTTCCAGGATTTTCTGGATTTTTTTCCAAAGACGCTATCATCGAAGCGGTTCATTTTTCCGACATACCCGGCGCCGGATTTGCTTATTTTTGTGTATTGTCAACAGTGTTTGTTACTGCACTTTATACTTTTAGGCTGATATTCATGACTTTTTACGGTGAATCGCGAATGGATGCCCATACTCGAGATCATTTACATGAATCTCCGTGGGTGGTGACCTTGCCATTGATTATTCTGGCAATACCTACAGTGATTGCTGGCTGGGTGATTGGACCAATATTATTTGGTGATTTTCTGACCAGTTCTATCCAGGTACATGATCAGCATGATGTGGTCGCTCGTATGGGTGAGGCTTATGTGGGTATATTTGGCATGATGTTACATGCGTTATCGACGCTTCCATTCTGGTTCTCAGTGGCAGGGATTTTTACTGCATGGTTTTTATATCGAGTCAAAACTGATCTCCCTGAAAAAATTCGTTTACTATCTGGACCAATCTATACCTTGTTGGATCGAAAATACTTTATCGATGAATTGTATTCCTGGTTGTTTGCACGTGGTTCTCGTGGGTTGAGCACCATCTTATGGAAATATGGTGATATCAAAATTATCGATGGATTTTTTGTCAATGGAACAGCACGAATGATTGCCTGGTTTGCAACTATTGTTCGTCGTTTTCAAACTGGCTACATTTATCATTATGCTTTCAGCATGATTATGGGTGTTTTTATGTTGATGAGCCTCTGGCTCTTTTATTACTGA
- a CDS encoding NADH-quinone oxidoreductase subunit J, protein MNFQDLVFFTFASVLVISALGVVTFRNPVYAALLLVLAFVTSSGLWLLLEAEFLAITLVLVYVGAVMVLFLFVVMMLDINLDRLREGFWKWFPFGAIIALVMAVEMGMVLMSRQFDLESLPVPTPKSIEFSNTKELGRLIYTEYVYAFELAAVILLVAMVAAIALTLRHRTDKKLTDAGRQIAVKRNDRLKIISVSSEKKE, encoded by the coding sequence ATGAATTTTCAGGATTTAGTTTTTTTTACCTTTGCCAGCGTACTCGTAATATCTGCCTTAGGCGTAGTAACTTTCAGGAATCCGGTATATGCCGCACTGTTGCTTGTGCTCGCATTTGTCACTTCATCGGGTTTGTGGTTATTGCTGGAGGCTGAATTCTTGGCTATTACCTTGGTTCTGGTATATGTTGGTGCCGTAATGGTGTTGTTCTTGTTTGTGGTAATGATGTTGGACATTAACCTGGATCGCCTCCGTGAGGGTTTCTGGAAATGGTTTCCGTTTGGTGCAATTATTGCGTTGGTTATGGCGGTTGAAATGGGTATGGTGTTAATGAGTAGACAATTCGATCTTGAGTCGCTACCCGTACCAACTCCAAAAAGTATCGAATTCAGCAATACAAAAGAATTAGGTCGATTAATCTATACCGAGTATGTATATGCTTTTGAACTGGCAGCTGTGATTTTGTTGGTTGCTATGGTTGCTGCTATCGCATTAACCTTAAGACACCGTACAGACAAGAAACTGACTGATGCTGGTCGACAGATTGCTGTTAAACGTAATGATCGGCTTAAGATCATATCAGTATCCTCTGAAAAGAAAGAATAG
- the nuoK gene encoding NADH-quinone oxidoreductase subunit NuoK — protein sequence MVSLSHYLVLGAVLFAIGVVGIFLNRKNIIILLMSIELMLLAVNMNFVAFSHYLQDTAGQIFVFFILTVAAAEAAIGLAILVALFRNLRSINVDDLDELKG from the coding sequence TTGGTTTCATTGTCACATTATCTTGTACTTGGTGCTGTCCTGTTTGCCATAGGTGTGGTAGGTATTTTTTTGAATCGAAAAAATATTATTATTCTATTGATGTCGATAGAACTGATGCTACTGGCAGTCAACATGAATTTTGTAGCGTTCTCGCACTATTTGCAGGATACCGCTGGACAGATATTCGTTTTCTTCATTTTGACTGTGGCTGCTGCCGAGGCAGCTATTGGTCTGGCGATTCTGGTTGCACTTTTCAGAAATTTACGATCGATCAATGTGGATGATCTGGATGAACTCAAGGGCTAG
- a CDS encoding NADH-quinone oxidoreductase subunit M: MLFGFPLISLIIWLPIIFGLVVLIMGDRDLKVTRWFALMGAVVSFLVALPLLSGFDATISSMQFVEHVAWFERLNVFYHIGIDGISMPLILLNCFTTPLVIIAGWQVIQQRVSQYMGAFLIMSGIVNGVFASLDAVLFYTFWEASLIPMFIIIGVWGGPNRVYAAIKFFLYTLMGSLLMLVALIYLFQTSGGSFSIEDYHRLPLPMTAQILIFLAFLIAFAVKVPMWPVHTWLPDAHVEAPTGGSVILAAILLKLGGYGFLRFSLPIAPDASHELATLMIILSLIAVVYIGLVALMQQDMKKLIAYSSVSHMGFVTLGFFLFNSYGLEGAMVQMISHGFISGAMFLCVGVLYDRLHSRQIADYGGVVNKMPIFSAFFMLFAMANAGLPGTSGFVGEFMVIMGSIEVNFWYAFFAALTLILGASYTLWMYKRVIFGPVANAKVENLKDIGSREFLILATLAVAVLWLGLYPSPLTEVMHVSIDNLLEHVSRSKL; this comes from the coding sequence ATGTTGTTTGGATTTCCACTAATAAGTCTGATTATCTGGTTACCTATTATTTTTGGTCTGGTCGTTCTGATTATGGGTGATCGTGATCTGAAAGTAACGCGCTGGTTTGCTTTGATGGGTGCAGTTGTCAGCTTTCTGGTCGCATTACCACTTTTGAGTGGATTTGATGCAACTATAAGCTCGATGCAGTTTGTTGAACATGTCGCATGGTTTGAAAGACTCAATGTTTTTTACCATATTGGTATCGACGGTATTTCAATGCCATTAATTCTTCTGAATTGCTTTACGACGCCATTGGTTATCATTGCCGGCTGGCAAGTGATACAGCAGCGCGTTTCCCAGTACATGGGGGCATTCTTGATTATGTCTGGTATTGTCAATGGCGTGTTCGCCTCTCTGGATGCCGTTCTATTCTATACTTTCTGGGAAGCATCGCTGATTCCAATGTTCATCATTATCGGTGTCTGGGGCGGTCCTAATCGTGTCTATGCAGCGATAAAATTTTTCCTGTATACGCTGATGGGATCTCTGCTGATGTTGGTTGCCCTGATTTACCTCTTTCAGACATCTGGCGGAAGTTTCTCAATCGAGGATTACCACCGTTTACCATTGCCAATGACGGCTCAGATTTTAATTTTCCTGGCATTTCTGATTGCTTTTGCCGTCAAAGTACCAATGTGGCCGGTGCATACTTGGTTGCCAGATGCACACGTTGAAGCTCCAACCGGAGGATCAGTTATTTTGGCAGCTATTTTGCTGAAACTCGGGGGGTATGGATTTTTACGTTTTTCCTTGCCAATTGCTCCTGATGCCAGTCACGAGCTTGCCACATTGATGATCATCTTGTCCCTGATTGCAGTTGTGTATATCGGCCTGGTCGCATTAATGCAGCAGGATATGAAGAAATTGATTGCCTACTCTTCGGTTTCTCATATGGGTTTTGTAACGCTGGGTTTTTTTCTTTTCAATAGCTACGGATTGGAAGGCGCCATGGTACAGATGATTTCACACGGTTTTATTTCGGGTGCGATGTTTCTGTGTGTGGGCGTATTGTATGACCGCCTGCATTCCCGTCAAATTGCTGACTATGGCGGTGTCGTCAACAAGATGCCCATTTTTTCTGCTTTTTTTATGTTATTCGCGATGGCCAACGCTGGCTTGCCAGGTACGAGCGGTTTTGTTGGGGAATTTATGGTTATCATGGGCAGCATTGAAGTCAATTTCTGGTACGCCTTCTTTGCTGCGTTAACCCTGATTCTGGGAGCTTCATACACGTTGTGGATGTATAAAAGGGTTATATTTGGTCCGGTAGCTAATGCTAAAGTGGAGAATCTCAAAGATATAGGAAGCCGTGAATTCCTGATTCTAGCTACTCTTGCTGTGGCTGTTCTGTGGCTGGGACTATACCCTTCACCTTTGACCGAGGTGATGCATGTCAGTATAGATAATCTGCTTGAGCATGTATCACGCAGCAAACTTTAG
- the nuoI gene encoding NADH-quinone oxidoreductase subunit NuoI, which translates to MDRIRQFFKSFLLFELLQGMKVTGRYLFSPKITVHYPEEKTPQSPRFRGLHALRRYPNGEERCIACKLCEAVCPAMAITIESDQREDGTRRTTRYDIDMIKCIFCGFCEEACPVDAIIETRVLEYHGEIRGDLTYTKEMLLAVGDRHEEQIAKDKAADAPYR; encoded by the coding sequence ATGGATCGAATTAGACAATTCTTTAAATCTTTCCTGCTGTTTGAACTATTGCAGGGGATGAAGGTAACTGGACGCTATCTGTTTTCACCGAAGATTACGGTGCATTACCCGGAAGAAAAAACACCGCAATCTCCTCGATTCAGGGGTTTGCATGCACTACGACGCTATCCGAATGGAGAGGAGCGGTGTATTGCTTGTAAGTTGTGTGAGGCAGTTTGTCCCGCAATGGCAATTACAATTGAATCAGATCAACGGGAAGATGGCACGCGTCGGACAACTCGTTATGATATCGATATGATTAAGTGCATCTTTTGTGGTTTTTGTGAAGAGGCTTGTCCAGTTGATGCCATCATTGAAACGCGGGTGCTTGAATATCATGGTGAGATTCGGGGCGATTTAACCTATACCAAGGAAATGTTGCTTGCAGTGGGTGATCGCCATGAAGAGCAAATTGCCAAGGATAAAGCAGCTGATGCACCTTATCGATAA